GCCATGCAATAAAAGGTATTGAGGTTGATTCTAATAAACGTATTAGTCAGATGATTTGCGAAGAAATGCCATTGTTAAATGAGAGCGATTTATTTTTTATTTCCGGTCCTTCACATGCTGAATCGGTGATTCGGCATGCGATCACTTTGGTAGCTGTTGCAAGTGCTAATAAAGGAAATGCACAAAAAGTTCAACAGGCATTATCCAATTCGTTTTTCCGTGTTTATACAAATTCTGACTTACCGGGTTCGGAGTATGCTGCGGCCCTGAAAAATGTGCTTGCGATTGCTGGGGGCATACTACAAGGCTTAGGAATGGCTGACAATACGCAAGCAGCCTTGATTACACGTGGATTAGCAGAAATGCGTCGTTTGGGTATCGCTTTAGGCGGCCAGCCAGCCACTTTTGATGGTCTAGCCGGCCTCGGTGATTTGATTGTGACTGCTACTTCAGCCAATTCTCGCAATTTTCGCGCAGGTGTCGCATTGGCCGGTAACAAAAACATAGAACAAGTTCAAAAAGAGATGGGTATGGTCATCGAAGGCGTTCGAACAGCTAAAGCGGTAGACCAATTGTCAAAAAATAACAAAATTAGTATGCCAATTAGCCAGTCTGTCTACAAAATTCTCTATGAAAATGCGAAAATAGAAGATGTTGTTGCCGATCTAATGAATCGACCACTGATTTCGGAGGAATAATCGAGATGCTTAAAAAAGTTAAAAAGGCCGTGATTCCAGCAGCTGGTTTGGGAACGCGTTTTTTGCCGGCTACAAAAGCCTTGGCCAAGGAGATGCTGCCAATTGTCGATACACCGACAATTCAGTTCATTGTTGAAGAAGCAATCAAATCTGGTATTGAAGATATTTTGATTGTCGATGGTAAATCAAAACGGTCTATCGAAGACCATTTTGATTCCAATGCTGAACTTGAAGATAATCTTTCTGCAAAAGGCAAGGATAAACTACTCAAACTGGTCCAGGACACAACTGATTTGAATATTTACTTTATTCGTCAATCGCATCCGCGTGGCCTTGGGGATGCTGTCTTAAAGGCCAAATCATTTATTGATGATGAACCATTTGTTGTGATGCTGGGTGATGATTTGATGACGGATGAAGTGCCTTTGACTCGTCAGCTGATCGACCGCTATAACGAAACTGAACAATCGACGCTAGCCGTGATGCAGGTACCTCACGAAGAGACTTCCAAGTACGGTGTGATTGATCCTGCTAAAGAAGTTAAACCGGGTTTGTTTGAGGTGAAAAACTTTGTTGAGAAACCGCGTCCGCAAGATGCACCTTCTGATTTGGCGATTATTGGACGTTACTTGTTTACGCCGACAATCTTTGAAGAACTGGAAAACACGATGCCAGGTAAAGGCAACGAAATTCAGTTAACCGATGCGATTGAGTCTTTGAATCACAAAGAGCATGTTTACGCTCATCAATTTACAGGTAAAAGGTATGATATCGGTTCTAAAATCGGTTTCTTGGAAACAAATATTGAGTTTGGATTAGTTCATCCGGATACTGGTGACGAGCTTCGCAAGTATATCAAAGAGCTTGCAAAGACTCTGTAAAGTTTGCCATATCTGTCATTGATCGTCCGTTAGGACGATTTTTTATATATTTGAGCAAATGACAGCTCTGTGATAAACTAACAAATAGTAAGCAGGAGATTTTATGGCACAGAAATATGATGTGATCATTATTGGTGCAGGCCCAGCAGGCATGGCAGCAGCTACATACGCCAGCCGAGCTAATTTATCGGTTCTCATGATCGATAAGGGCATCTACGGCGGACAAATGAATGATACGGCCGAAGTTGAAAATTACCCTGGTTTTGATTCTATTTTGGGTAATGAATTGGCGGAAAAAATGTATGCCAGTTCGACGCGTTTTGGTGCTGAATATGTTTTTGGCGAAGTCGAGAATGTGATTGACCATGGTGCCAGCAAATTGGTTGTGACTGACGACGAACAGTATGAAACCAAGGTTGTTGTCGTTGCCAGTGGCGCTACACATCGTCATTTATCAGTGCCCGGCGAAGAGGAGTATGCCGGCCGCGGGGTTTCCTACTGTGCTGTTTGTGATGGTGCCTTCTTTAAGGGTGAACAAGTAACGGTTATTGGCGGTGGTGATTCAGCGATTGAAGAAGCGACTTACTTAGCTAATTTGGCTAAACAGGTGACAATTGTTCATCGCCGTGATACGCTTCGTGCCTCTAAAATTGCTCAAAAACGGGCGTTTGATAAAGCAAATATCGATTTTTCTTGGAATAAGGAGACCAAAGAAATCCTGGGCGATGGGGAAAAAGTCACTGGTATTCGCGTGTTTGATAAGGACAAGCAGGAAGAATCGATTATTAAAAGCGATGGTGTCTTC
The Oenococcus kitaharae DSM 17330 DNA segment above includes these coding regions:
- a CDS encoding NAD(P)H-dependent glycerol-3-phosphate dehydrogenase — protein: MTSKTTKIAVIGAGSWGTALASTFSGNGNQVMLWGHNANDVDEINRSHHNSRYLKDALLDDKLQASTDLAAALNGAEIVLFVVPTVAIREVAREVGKLLSLTAPDAFFGHAIKGIEVDSNKRISQMICEEMPLLNESDLFFISGPSHAESVIRHAITLVAVASANKGNAQKVQQALSNSFFRVYTNSDLPGSEYAAALKNVLAIAGGILQGLGMADNTQAALITRGLAEMRRLGIALGGQPATFDGLAGLGDLIVTATSANSRNFRAGVALAGNKNIEQVQKEMGMVIEGVRTAKAVDQLSKNNKISMPISQSVYKILYENAKIEDVVADLMNRPLISEE
- the galU gene encoding UTP--glucose-1-phosphate uridylyltransferase GalU, which produces MLKKVKKAVIPAAGLGTRFLPATKALAKEMLPIVDTPTIQFIVEEAIKSGIEDILIVDGKSKRSIEDHFDSNAELEDNLSAKGKDKLLKLVQDTTDLNIYFIRQSHPRGLGDAVLKAKSFIDDEPFVVMLGDDLMTDEVPLTRQLIDRYNETEQSTLAVMQVPHEETSKYGVIDPAKEVKPGLFEVKNFVEKPRPQDAPSDLAIIGRYLFTPTIFEELENTMPGKGNEIQLTDAIESLNHKEHVYAHQFTGKRYDIGSKIGFLETNIEFGLVHPDTGDELRKYIKELAKTL
- the trxB gene encoding thioredoxin-disulfide reductase; protein product: MAQKYDVIIIGAGPAGMAAATYASRANLSVLMIDKGIYGGQMNDTAEVENYPGFDSILGNELAEKMYASSTRFGAEYVFGEVENVIDHGASKLVVTDDEQYETKVVVVASGATHRHLSVPGEEEYAGRGVSYCAVCDGAFFKGEQVTVIGGGDSAIEEATYLANLAKQVTIVHRRDTLRASKIAQKRAFDKANIDFSWNKETKEILGDGEKVTGIRVFDKDKQEESIIKSDGVFIYVGITPNTQGLEKLGILDDKGWVLTDENMQTKVNGVFAVGDVRKPSIRQIASAVGDGAVAGKLLFDYIQTLTDSQVKA